In Comamonas sp. lk, the following proteins share a genomic window:
- a CDS encoding acyl-CoA dehydrogenase family protein, with the protein MDFSLSEDQRAFADMAQSLFADFCTDEKLREHDTSGQPFMQQLWQQCVAAGLHSIVVPESAGGLGLGMTELLAVLEQQGKALAQVPLWQQQVAVAAMAQFAAHAEGVDGVVQAAMDGGLIAVSLESVVASRGAPLMLKGHKLNGSLHAVALGAQADVALVAAGGEDGRNQLVLVSLKAAGVERIPGMREDYCAVADLHFASTPVLAVLSGNALEWVSERAIASLASLQQGATQEQLRRTVEYVTERQQFGRPIGTFQLVQGQMADGYILAQAQRTALYQLVWRLDQSLPCAPQAHCVRAQSNELGLKVSRVAQHVHGGMGVDVTYPMHRFMFWGRALAVELGSAEHHLEALGQWLADNDNLGWKYDLPEDR; encoded by the coding sequence ATGGACTTTAGCCTCAGTGAAGATCAGCGTGCATTCGCCGACATGGCCCAAAGCCTGTTTGCCGACTTTTGCACGGACGAAAAACTGCGCGAGCACGACACTTCGGGCCAGCCTTTCATGCAGCAGCTGTGGCAGCAATGCGTGGCAGCGGGCTTGCACAGCATCGTGGTGCCAGAGTCTGCCGGCGGCCTGGGCCTGGGCATGACCGAATTGCTGGCGGTGCTGGAGCAGCAGGGCAAGGCCCTGGCCCAGGTGCCGCTGTGGCAGCAGCAGGTGGCGGTGGCAGCGATGGCCCAGTTTGCCGCTCATGCTGAGGGTGTGGATGGCGTGGTGCAGGCGGCCATGGACGGCGGCCTGATTGCCGTCTCGCTGGAGAGCGTGGTGGCCAGCCGTGGCGCGCCCTTGATGCTCAAGGGCCACAAGCTCAACGGCAGCCTGCATGCCGTGGCCCTGGGCGCACAAGCCGACGTGGCCCTGGTGGCCGCAGGCGGCGAGGACGGACGCAACCAGCTGGTGCTGGTCAGTCTGAAAGCCGCCGGTGTCGAGCGCATACCGGGCATGCGCGAGGACTACTGCGCCGTGGCCGACCTGCACTTTGCCAGCACTCCGGTGCTGGCGGTGCTGAGCGGCAATGCGCTGGAATGGGTCAGCGAGAGGGCGATTGCCAGCCTGGCCAGCCTGCAGCAGGGCGCTACTCAGGAGCAGCTGCGCCGCACCGTGGAATACGTGACGGAGCGCCAGCAGTTTGGCCGTCCCATAGGCACGTTCCAGCTGGTGCAAGGCCAGATGGCCGATGGCTACATCCTGGCCCAGGCCCAGCGCACGGCGCTGTACCAGCTGGTGTGGCGCCTGGACCAGAGCTTGCCTTGTGCGCCGCAGGCGCACTGCGTGCGTGCGCAATCGAACGAGCTGGGCCTGAAGGTCAGCCGCGTGGCACAGCACGTGCACGGCGGCATGGGCGTGGACGTGACCTACCCCATGCACCGCTTCATGTTCTGGGGCCGTGCCCTGGCGGTGGAGCTGGGCAGTGCCGAACATCACCTCGAAGCGCTGGGCCAATGGCTGGCGGACAACGACAACCTGGGCTGGAAGTACGACCTTCCCGAAGACCGCTAA
- a CDS encoding MaoC family dehydratase, with protein sequence MENQQPSFESVKTGDELQPMTVPITVPLIAGGAISTRDYFPGHHDRDAARELGSPHVFMNILTTNGLVQAFVEGWAGPKARLMDLKIRLGAPNYPGDSMKFTGSVTEKNDATRSVLVTLKGSNSMGAHVSGTVQIALP encoded by the coding sequence ATGGAAAACCAACAACCCAGCTTCGAATCGGTCAAGACCGGCGACGAACTTCAACCCATGACCGTTCCCATCACCGTGCCCTTGATCGCCGGTGGTGCGATTTCCACGCGTGATTATTTTCCCGGTCACCACGACCGTGATGCCGCGCGTGAACTGGGCTCGCCTCATGTCTTCATGAACATCCTGACCACCAACGGCCTGGTGCAGGCCTTTGTGGAAGGCTGGGCCGGACCCAAGGCACGTCTGATGGATCTGAAGATCCGCCTGGGCGCGCCCAACTATCCCGGCGACAGCATGAAGTTCACCGGCTCGGTGACCGAAAAGAACGATGCAACGCGCAGCGTTTTGGTCACGCTCAAGGGCAGCAACTCCATGGGTGCCCACGTCAGCGGCACCGTTCAGATCGCCCTGCCATAA
- a CDS encoding lipid-transfer protein — translation MNISGRAAIAGLGATEFSKNSGRTELRLAMEATLAALADAGIDPKEVDGFSSYSVDKVPEYEIARLLGARNVNFFSQVPHGGGAACGPVLHAAMAVATGVAKTVVVYRAMNERSWYRFGTGSYGFGSAPFFDNVNYGWYMPHGFHTPASWVGMFARRYMHTFGATSEDFGRVAVAVRDFAATNPAAFFYGKPITLEEHQASRWICEPLHLLDCCQESDGAVAMVITSSERARDLKAKPVFIKAAAQGISAGQQSMTSFFREDITGLPEMGHVAKQLWEQSRLTPKDVQSAVLYDHFSPFVLPQLEEFGFVKRGEAKDFIRAGEHARGGSLPINTHGGQLGEAYIHGMNGIAEAVRQIRGSSVNQVKDVHNMVVTAGTGVPTSGLILGDEA, via the coding sequence ATGAACATTTCCGGACGTGCCGCGATTGCGGGTCTGGGTGCAACAGAATTTTCCAAGAACTCCGGTCGTACCGAGCTGCGCCTGGCCATGGAAGCCACCCTGGCCGCCCTGGCCGACGCCGGCATCGATCCCAAGGAGGTCGACGGCTTCTCGTCGTATTCCGTGGACAAGGTGCCCGAGTACGAAATTGCCCGCCTGCTGGGCGCGCGCAACGTGAACTTTTTCTCGCAAGTGCCCCACGGCGGCGGCGCTGCCTGCGGCCCCGTGCTGCATGCGGCCATGGCCGTGGCTACCGGCGTGGCCAAGACCGTGGTGGTGTATCGCGCCATGAACGAGCGCAGCTGGTACCGCTTTGGTACCGGTAGCTACGGTTTCGGTAGCGCACCGTTCTTCGATAACGTGAACTATGGCTGGTACATGCCCCATGGCTTTCACACGCCTGCATCGTGGGTGGGCATGTTTGCCCGCCGCTACATGCACACTTTTGGCGCGACCAGCGAAGACTTCGGCCGCGTGGCGGTGGCCGTGCGCGACTTCGCCGCCACCAACCCCGCCGCGTTTTTCTATGGAAAGCCCATCACGCTGGAAGAGCACCAGGCCAGCCGCTGGATCTGCGAGCCCCTGCACCTGCTGGACTGCTGCCAGGAGTCCGACGGCGCGGTGGCCATGGTCATCACCTCCAGCGAGCGTGCCCGCGATCTCAAGGCCAAGCCGGTGTTCATCAAGGCCGCAGCCCAGGGTATCTCGGCAGGCCAGCAATCGATGACCTCGTTCTTCCGCGAAGACATCACCGGATTGCCCGAAATGGGCCATGTAGCCAAGCAACTGTGGGAGCAAAGCCGTCTGACGCCCAAGGACGTGCAAAGCGCCGTGCTCTACGACCACTTCTCGCCTTTTGTGCTGCCTCAGCTGGAGGAGTTCGGTTTCGTCAAGCGCGGCGAGGCCAAGGACTTCATCCGTGCGGGCGAGCATGCACGCGGCGGTTCCCTGCCCATCAACACCCATGGCGGCCAGCTGGGTGAAGCCTATATCCACGGCATGAACGGCATTGCCGAAGCCGTGCGTCAGATTCGCGGCAGCTCGGTCAACCAGGTCAAGGACGTGCACAACATGGTGGTGACGGCCGGTACCGGCGTGCCCACCAGCGGCCTGATTCTGGGCGATGAAGCCTGA
- a CDS encoding acyl-CoA dehydrogenase family protein, with protein MLIDLTPEQHALRLKCRDYFQALMTPELKARMRGAEGGDEYRDLIRKMGRDGWLAIGWPKEYGGQGLSATEQLIFFEEANIAGAPLPFVTISTVGPALMEHGTEEQKQEFLPGMASGDIIFAIGYSEPGAGSDLAMLKTQAQLQGDLQSGHFVVNGQKLWTSGIESADYVWLGARTSQELARHKGISIMVVDTKAEGFSHTLIETVGNYTAATYFDNVHVPASRLIGNLHGGWKLITAQLNHERLGLGAWSDKVFAPFTKVLQWAKAKDENGRRAVDLPWVRRSLAECYVRMEAMRLMNFRIAADLEANAMEVGLASTTKVYGSEGVVEILHRLMEIVGSSSLVRGGSAAAYLMGELEYELRAAPINTFGGGTNEIQRELIAQFGLGMPRPQR; from the coding sequence ATGTTGATTGACTTGACCCCCGAGCAGCACGCGCTGCGTCTCAAGTGCCGTGACTACTTTCAGGCCTTGATGACTCCCGAGCTCAAGGCCCGCATGCGCGGTGCCGAGGGCGGCGACGAGTACCGTGACCTGATCCGCAAGATGGGCCGCGACGGCTGGCTGGCCATTGGCTGGCCCAAGGAATACGGCGGCCAGGGCCTGTCGGCCACCGAGCAGCTGATCTTCTTTGAAGAAGCCAACATCGCCGGCGCGCCATTGCCTTTCGTGACCATCAGCACCGTCGGCCCCGCGCTGATGGAGCATGGCACGGAGGAGCAAAAGCAGGAATTCCTGCCCGGCATGGCCAGCGGCGACATCATTTTCGCCATCGGCTATTCCGAGCCCGGTGCCGGTTCCGACCTGGCCATGCTCAAGACCCAGGCCCAGCTGCAGGGCGATCTGCAGAGCGGCCACTTTGTGGTCAACGGGCAAAAGCTGTGGACTTCGGGCATCGAGTCTGCCGACTATGTGTGGCTGGGCGCGCGTACCAGCCAGGAGCTGGCACGCCACAAAGGCATCTCCATCATGGTGGTCGATACCAAGGCCGAAGGCTTCTCGCATACGCTGATCGAAACCGTGGGCAACTACACGGCGGCCACCTATTTCGACAATGTGCATGTGCCGGCCAGCCGCCTGATCGGCAATCTGCACGGCGGCTGGAAGTTGATCACGGCCCAGCTCAACCATGAGCGCCTGGGTCTGGGTGCCTGGTCCGACAAGGTGTTTGCGCCTTTCACCAAGGTGCTGCAGTGGGCCAAGGCCAAGGACGAAAACGGCCGCCGCGCCGTGGATCTGCCCTGGGTGCGCCGCTCTCTGGCCGAGTGCTATGTCCGCATGGAAGCCATGCGGCTGATGAACTTCCGCATCGCTGCCGATCTGGAAGCCAATGCCATGGAAGTGGGCCTGGCCTCCACCACCAAGGTCTATGGCTCCGAGGGCGTGGTGGAAATCCTGCACCGTCTGATGGAGATCGTGGGCAGCAGCTCTCTGGTGCGTGGCGGCTCGGCCGCTGCCTATCTGATGGGCGAGCTGGAGTACGAGCTGCGCGCTGCGCCCATCAACACCTTTGGCGGCGGCACCAACGAGATTCAGCGTGAGCTGATTGCTCAGTTTGGCTTGGGCATGCCACGTCCGCAGCGCTGA